One region of Miscanthus floridulus cultivar M001 chromosome 19, ASM1932011v1, whole genome shotgun sequence genomic DNA includes:
- the LOC136525412 gene encoding uncharacterized protein: protein MVAKSTILDALRESIPDCDTATKYLKKVESQFTDSSKTYASTLINKLFNEKYTGGDIREHILKISNTTSKLKPMDLGLKNEFLIHLVFTSLPEEYETFVVNYNMQPDKWDIEKLIAMCVREEERLKSSQGDSANLVKDNKKNFNKNAKPQGKAPQTEHHQKNSNAQVEKD from the coding sequence atggtggctaagtccactatttTAGATGCGCTAAGAGAGTCTATCCCAGATTGTGATACCGCCACAAAGTAtcttaagaaagtggagagtcagtttactgacTCTTCAAAGACTTATGCTAGTACTTTGATCAATAAATTGTTCAATGAAAAATACACTGGTGGCGAtatcagagagcacatactgaagatAAGCAACACAActtcgaagctgaagccaatggatttggggctcaagaatgagtttcttattcatttggttTTTACTTCATTGCCCGaagaatatgaaacttttgttgtgaactacaatatgcagcccgataagtgggatatagagaagctcattgcaatgtgtgtTCGAGAAGAGGAGAGGTTAAAAAGCTcacagggtgactctgctaaccttgtgaaggataacaagaagaacttcaataagaatgccaaacctcaagggaaagcccctcagactGAGCACCATCAGAAGAACAGCAATGCCCAAGTTGAAAAGGATTAG